A stretch of Dermochelys coriacea isolate rDerCor1 chromosome 6, rDerCor1.pri.v4, whole genome shotgun sequence DNA encodes these proteins:
- the FSHB gene encoding follitropin subunit beta, with protein MKTINCYLLLLCWKAICGNICELSNITIAVEKEECKFCINVNATWCSGYCFTRDPVYKYPPASSVQQTCTFKELVYETVKIPGCADHAESFYSYPVATDCHCESCNIDNTDCTVRGLGPSYCSFNQNESKE; from the exons ATGAAGACAATTAATTGTTACTTGCTGTTACTTTGCTGGAAAGCAATTTGTGGTAATATCTGTGAGCTGTCCAATATCACCATAGCAGTGGAGAAGGAGGAGTGCAAGTTCTGCATTAATGTGAATGCCACTTGGTGCTCTGGATACTGCTTCACAAGG GATCCAGTGTATAAGTACCCACCGGCATCATCAGTTCAACAAACCTGTACTTTCAAGGAGCTTGTTTATGAAACAGTGAAGATCCCTGGTTGTGCTGATCATGCTGAATCATTTTATTCATACCCAGTGGCTACAGACTGCCATTGTGAGTCATGTAATATTGACAACACTGACTGCACTGTGAGAGGCTTAGGACCAAGCTACTGCTCCTTCAACCAAAACGAAAGCAAAGAATAA